Proteins found in one Leguminivora glycinivorella isolate SPB_JAAS2020 chromosome 22, LegGlyc_1.1, whole genome shotgun sequence genomic segment:
- the LOC125238063 gene encoding uncharacterized protein LOC125238063 produces MNMKEEVPGLEEELIEEVADKMLGEKLTDDHKFDDNNSTSIYWDPKPELEDLKEYHSRSGRRIYKGERTVIQKYPFMVSIHIMGRFWCGGVLYWHDLVLTSAACLQLMHNNRFFRENPRVLQVRIGSNHSRISGELVDAQEMIF; encoded by the exons ATGAATATGAAGGAGGAAGTACCGGGACTTGAAGAGGAACTAATAGAAGAGGTGGCCGATAAAATGTTAGGAGAGAAGCTAACGGATGATCATAAGTTTGATGATAATAATTCAACCAGTATTTACTGGG ATCCAAAACCAGAGCTAGAAGACCTCAAAGAGTACCACAGCCGTTCTGGCCGACGGATTTATAAGGGCGAGCGGACGGTTATCCAGAAGTACCCCTTCATGGTCTCCATACACATCATGGGTCGCTTCTGGTGCGGCGGAGTGCTGTATTGGCATGATCTGGTGCTGACGTCCGCGGCTTGTTTGCAACT TATGCACAACAATCGATTCTTCCGGGAAAACCCGCGCGTGCTCCAGGTGCGCATAGGCAGCAACCACAGCAGGATCAGCGGAGAACTTGTCGACGCACAAGAG atgattttttaa
- the LOC125238064 gene encoding uncharacterized protein LOC125238064, which translates to MGELRELLVKRSSIKGRLTKFKNYLSTLPLDSTISSVEIGKLTCKLSNFEALFKDFEALQDDIEVLNEATLNTELTERDLIEQDFYHCIATARDILDNFKRNNPDRESEYDSTTTNLHNTDRDLMGFRLPVIKIPTFDGTYYRWLEFRESFHSLIHNNDKIKNIHKFYYLNSYLEGEAARVICNLEVSDQNYPEAWKLLRERYDNKRQLVNNHLKSLFNLEPITRESDKSLRYIVDHVCKNLRALKTLGQPVDQWDTLIIFMMTSKLDSTTSVKWEEHKNSLADMPTLDNFHSFLKGRADVLETVQRNKQDKSFKRQSDAPVLPQRPKPSLPSVKTFMAQTSEPSGSKPLQCEDLTPPLNWRLGRIARIFPGTDGIPRVADISTARGTVRRAINRICLLSSPDDAES; encoded by the exons ATGGGCGAGTTAAGGGAATTATTGGTGAAACGTAGTTCGATTAAAGGACGTTTAACTAAATTTAAGAACTACCTATCTACACTGCCACTAGACAGTACTATTTCGTCAGTGGAAATTGGCAAATTAACTTGcaaattaagtaattttgaagcGTTATTTAAGGACTTTGAGGCTTTGCAAGATGATATCGAAGTATTAAATGAAGCCACATTAAACACAGAGTTAACCGAACGGGATTTAATAGAACAAGATTTCTACCATTGTATTGCCACGGCCCGCGATATTTTAGACAATTTTAAGCGAAATAACCCCGACCGCGAAAGTGAATATGACTCGACTACGACCAATCTTCATAATACTGACCGGGATCTTATGGGTTTTCGTCTCCCCGTTATTAAAATTCCCACTTTTGACGGGACTTATTATCGCTGGCTGGAATTCCGGGAAAGTTTTCACTCTTTGATACATAACaacgataaaattaaaaacatacataaattcTATTATTTAAATTCCTATTTAGAGGGAGAGGCAGCTCGAGTGATTTGTAATTTAGAGGTCTCTGATCAAAATTATCCCGAGGCGTGGAAATTGTTACGCGAACGATATGACAACAAACGCCAATTAGTCAACAACcatttaaaatcattatttaatttGGAACCTATCACGCGCGAGTCTGATAAGAGTCTTAGGTATATTGTTGACCACGTTTGCAAGAACCTGCGTGCTCTCAAGACGTTAGGTCAGCCCGTAGACCAGTGGGACACCTTGATCATTTTTATGATGACGTCAAAATTGGATAGCACCACTAGTGTAAAATGGGAAGAGCACAAAAATTCTCTCGCGGACATGCCTACGCTGGATAACTTCCATTCTTTCCTAAAAGGTCGTGCAGATGTCCTTGAAACCGTTCAGCGGAATAAACAGGACAAGTCATTTAAGCGTCAATCGGACGCGCCTGTTTTACCGCAGCGGCCTAAACCTAGTCTACCTAGCGTTAAAACCTTCATGGCTCAAACCAGTGAACCCTCAGGTTCCAAGCCACTTCAATGC GAAGATCTCACGCCTCCACTCAACTGGCGTCTCGGCAGGATTGCACGAATCTTCCCAGGCACTGATGGCATCCCTCGAGTCGCCGATATTTCCACAGCTCGAGGCACCGTTCGTCGAGCCATCAACCGCATCTGCTTACTCTCGTCCCCAGATGACGCAGAGTCTTGA